The DNA segment CGCGCCGCATTGTGCGCGTGATGCCGAACACGCCCGCCAAAATCGGTTTGGGCGTGTCGGGGATGTTTGCAGACGGCCTCTGCGAAGCCGACAAAGCCGCCGCCGACAAAATCATGCGCTCGGCCGGCGATACCGTCTGGCTCGGCAGCGAAGAAGAAATGCACCATATCACAGGCATCAGCGGCAGCGGGCCGGCCTATGTGTTCTACCTGCTCGAAGCCCTGCAAACCGCCGCCGAACAGCAGGGATTCGGCCGCGAAGACGCACGCAGGCTCAGCCTGGCCACATTCAAAGGCGCGGTTGCGCTGGCGGAGCAAAGCACAGAAGATTTTGCCGCATTGCGCCAAAACGTTACCTCCAAAGGCGGCACCACCCACGAAGCCGTGGAAACCTTCAAAGCGGAACACATCGCCGAATCCCTGGCCAAAGGCGTGGCGGCCTGCGTGGCGCGTTCGCGGGAAATGGCTACACAGTTTGAGGCCGTCTGAAAACGCCGCCGCAGCCAAAAGCACAGTTATCCGTTTAAGAAATGTAAGCGGATTGCAAAACAAGAGTTAAAAGAATAATCCGTGCTATCATGCGCGCCACTCGTCGCAGCGCGGGTGGACTTTCCGGCAAAAAATGCCGCATCCCATTGAAAAAACAGTTTATTACAAACAGAAGAGAGACAAAATGGCCAAACTGACCGAACAGGACATCATCAACTGGAACGGCCCGGAAGACGACTATATGAACGAAGACCAGCTTGCCTTCTTCCGCGAGCTGCTGCTCAACCAGCAGGAAGAGCTGATTGCCAATGCAACCGACACCGCCGCCGAGCTGAAAAAGCACGAAACCGCCCCCGACCCGGCCGACCGCGCCACGCAGGAAGAAGAATACGCGCTGGAGCTGCGCACCCGCGACCGCGAACGCAAGCTGCTCAACAAAATCCAAGACACCATCCGCCTTATCGACCAGGGCGAATACGGCTACTGCCGCGACACCGGCGAACCGATCGGCCTCAAACGCCTGCTCGCCCGCCCCACCGCCACCCTGTCGGTAGAAGCGCAGGAACGCCGCGAACGCATGAAAAAACAGTTTGCCGACTGAACGGGCGCATCATCAGGCCGTCTGAAAAAATGTTTTCAGACGGCCTGTTTGTCTGTCCGCAGTCTGTATAATCCCGCCGTTTCCACACAG comes from the Kingella potus genome and includes:
- the proC gene encoding pyrroline-5-carboxylate reductase, encoding MNIYFLGGGNMAAAIAGGLVRQGGYKVHIAERNEAARARLVRELGVSVSESLPELGADDVLVLAVKPQDMRAACAGVQTNGALVLSVAAGLGIDTLSSYLGGTRRIVRVMPNTPAKIGLGVSGMFADGLCEADKAAADKIMRSAGDTVWLGSEEEMHHITGISGSGPAYVFYLLEALQTAAEQQGFGREDARRLSLATFKGAVALAEQSTEDFAALRQNVTSKGGTTHEAVETFKAEHIAESLAKGVAACVARSREMATQFEAV
- the dksA gene encoding RNA polymerase-binding protein DksA, whose protein sequence is MAKLTEQDIINWNGPEDDYMNEDQLAFFRELLLNQQEELIANATDTAAELKKHETAPDPADRATQEEEYALELRTRDRERKLLNKIQDTIRLIDQGEYGYCRDTGEPIGLKRLLARPTATLSVEAQERRERMKKQFAD